From a region of the Pan paniscus chromosome 19, NHGRI_mPanPan1-v2.0_pri, whole genome shotgun sequence genome:
- the LOC117974303 gene encoding tripartite motif-containing protein 16-like protein has translation MQFGELLAAVRKAQANVMLFLEEKEQAALSQANDIKAHLEYRSAEMEKSKQELETMAAISNTVQFLEEYCKFKNTEDITFPSVYIGLKDKLSGIRKVITESTVHLIQLLENYKKKLQKFSKEEEYDIRTQVSAVVQRKYWTSKPEPSTREQFLQYAYDITFDPDTAHKYLQLQEENRKVTNTTPWEHPYPDLPSRFLHWRQVLSQQSLYLHRYYFEVEIFGEGTYVGLTCKGIDRKGEERNSCISGNNFSWSLQWNGKEFTAWYSDMETPLKAGPFRRLGVYIDFPGGILSFYGVEYDTMTLVHKFACKFSEPVYAAFWLSKKENAIRIVDLGEEPEKPAPSLVGTAP, from the exons ATGCAGTTTGGGGAACTCCTTGCTGCTGTGAGGAAGGCCCAGGCCAATGTGATGCTCTTCTTAGAGGAGAAGGAGCAAGCTGCGCTGAGCCAGGCCAACGATATCAAGGCCCACCTGGAGTACAGGAGTGCCGAGATGGAGAAGAGCAAGCAGGAGCTGGAGACGATGGCGGCCATCAGCAACACTGTCCAGTTCTTGGAG GAGTACTGCAAGTTTAAGAACACTGAAGACATCACCTTCCCTAGTGTTTACATAGGGCTGAAGGATAAACTCTCGGGCATCCGCAAAGTTATCACGGAATCCACTGTACACTTAATCCAGTTGCTGGAGAACTATAAGAAAAAGCTCCAGAAGTTTTCCAAGGAAG AGGAGTATGACATCAGAACTCAAGTGTCTGCCGTTGTTCAGCGCAAATATTGGACTTCCAAACCTGAGCCCAGCACCAGGGAACAGTTCCTCCAAT ATGCGTATGACATCACGTTCGACCCGGACACAGCACACAAGTATCTCCAGCTGCAGGAGGAGAACCGCAAGGTCACCAACACCACGCCCTGGGAGCATCCCTACCCGGACCTCCCCAGCAGGTTCCTGCACTGGCGGCAGGTGCTGTCCCAGCAGAGTCTGTACCTGCACAGGTACTATTTTGAGGTGGAGATCTTCGGGGAAGGCACCTATGTTGGCCTGACCTGCAAAGGCATCGACCGGAAAGGGGAGGAGCGCAACAGTTGCATTTCCGGAAACAACTTCTCCTGGAGCCTCCAATGGAACGGGAAGGAGTTCACGGCCTGGTACAGTGACATGGAGACCCCACTCAAAGCTGGCCCTTTCCGGAGGCTCGGGGTCTATATCGACTTCCCGGGAGGGATCCTTTCCTTCTATGGCGTAGAGTATGATACCATGACTCTGGTTCACAAGTTTGCCTGCAAGTTTTCAGAACCAGTCTATGCTGCCTTCTGGCTTTCCAAGAAGGAAAACGCCATCCGGATTGTAGACCTGGGAGAGGAACCCGAGAAGCCAGCACCGTCCTTGGTGGGGACTGCTCCCTAG